One genomic region from Quercus robur chromosome 4, dhQueRobu3.1, whole genome shotgun sequence encodes:
- the LOC126721842 gene encoding uncharacterized protein LOC126721842 translates to MLGDFNEVLSSEEKLGGNQINLNRALEFIECLDNCNFLDLGFAGPKFTWTNKKTVTSLILERLDRCFANPSWRMLYPEAIVTHLLRTFSDHCPVLIELLDTRTNATNKPFRFHTMWLLHPQFPKVVEEAWFGDRSLSSAIFDFTSKVKKWNTEVFGNLFARKRRVLARLGGVQKAIACNPSEALLR, encoded by the coding sequence ATGcttggtgattttaatgaagtgTTGAGTAGTGAAGAGAAACTTGGAGGGAATCAGATAAACCTAAATAGGGCATTGGAATTTATAGAATGTCTAGATAATTGTAACTTTTTGGATTTGGGCTTTGCTGGCCCAAAGTTTACTTGGACTAATAAGAAGACTGTCACAAGCCTCATTCTTGAAAGGCTTGATAGATGTTTTGCCAACCCTAGTTGGAGAATGCTATATCCTGAAGCTATTGTTACTCATCTCCTCAGGACTTTTTCGGATCATTGTCCAGTTTTAATTGAACTATTGGATACTAGAACAAATGCCACAAATAAACCCTTTCGGTTTCATACCATGTGGTTACTGCACCCCCAATTCCCGAAGGTGGTTGAGGAAGCTTGGTTTGGAGATAGGTCCCTCTCTTCAGCCATTTTTGATTTTACTAGTAAAGTGAAGAAGTGGAATACTGAAGTATTTGGGAATTTGTTTGCAAGGAAAAGAAGGGTGCTAGCCAGATTGGGTGGAGTTCAAAAAGCTATTGCTTGTAATCCAAGTGAAGCCCTTCTCAGGTAG
- the LOC126721572 gene encoding ferric reduction oxidase 2-like isoform X1 — MDANVVKKWSSSNEIISTVQAALRLLLMAVFLGSLLMWIMAPTNTYKQSWLPSILAKLNSTYFEPKQGARLLIYTLPILFVAAMGCFYLHMGKELKNDKMASSCRNPRFASWKKPVLIKGPLGIVSRVELAFLIMFIALLAWTFANYISNYFAKINPNSAAAQGEKVWQSKLDSAALTLGLVGNICLAFLFFPVTRGSSLLPLFGLTSENSIKYHIWLGNITMTLFTTHGICFIIYWAVTNELSQMFKWDKIGVSNLAGEIALVTGLAMWLTTIPCIRRKFFELFFYTHYLYIIFMIFFILHVGISFCGMMLPSFYLFVVDRYLRFLQSQRNVRLLSARVLPCETLELNLGKSLGLSYNPLGIMFINVPSISKLQWHPFSITTSSNLEPNKISIVIKSKGSWTKKLYQMLSSPSSLDRLEVSVEGPYAPASKDFLRYDTLVMVSGGSGITPFISIIRELIYMSTKLNYKAPKVILICAFKNSSELTMLDLILPISGTPSDNSNLQLQIEAFVTREKEPKIDNIKPIKAIKFKPHAKDAPLSSILGPKHWLWLGMIIASSFVIFLILLGIITRYYIYPVDHNSNIIFSTTWRSMINVLVICICIVITTSAAVFWNKRQNDIETSQVQNMEGTTGSPSSYDMELESHPRQSLSQATNVHYGQRPNLRRMLLEYNGSITNVFASGPKRLRQEVATICSSGLADNLHFESISFSW; from the exons atggaTGCAAATGTGGTTAAAAAATGGTCTTCTTCCAATGAAATAATCAGTACAGTTCAGGCAGCCCTAAGGCTGCTATTGATGGCAGTGTTTTTGGGGTCTCTTCTGATGTGGATCATGGCGCCTACAAACACCTATAAGCAAAGTTGGTTGCCGAGTATCCTAGCAAAGCTTAACTCAACATATTTCGAGCCCAAACAAG GTGCAAGACTTCTGATTTACACTCTTCCCATTCTATTTGTTGCTGCCATGGGCTGTTTCTACCTCCATATGGGAAAGGaattgaaaaatgataaaatggcAAG CAGTTGCAGAAATCCTCGGTTTGCCTCATGGAAAAAGCCGGTGCTCATAAAAGGCCCTCTGGGGATTGTTTCCAGAGTAGAGCTAGCTTTTCTCATCATGTTCATCGCACTGTTAGCATGGACTTTTGCAAATTACATAAGcaattattttgctaaaatcaaCCCAAATTCAGCAGCAGCACAAGGCGAAAAAGT ATGGCAATCTAAACTGGATTCTGCAGCCTTAACCCTAGGCCTCGTTGGGAACATATGTTTAGCATTTCTGTTTTTCCCGGTGACTCGCGGTTCATCTTTGCTGCCACTCTTTGGCCTCACCTCTGAGAACAGTATCAAGTACCATATATGGCTTGGAAACATCACCATGACTCTCTTCACAACTCATGGTATTTGTTTCATCATCTATTGGGCCGTTACCAATGAACTCTCCCag ATGTTTAAATGGGACAAAATTGGGGTATCAAATTTGGCTGGAGAGATTGCTTTGGTAACTGGATTAGCCATGTGGTTAACAACCATCCCTTGCATACGACGGAAATTCTTCGAGCTCTTCTTTTACACACATTACCTTTACATCATCTTCATGATTTTCTTCATACTCCATGTTGGTATCTCTTTCTGTGGCATGATGCTTCCCAGTTTCTACCTCTTTGTTGTCGATCGTTACTTGAGGTTTCTACAATCACAACGAAATGTTCGATTACTCTCTGCCCGCGTTTTACCATGTGAAACTCTTGAACTTAACCTTGGCAAGAGCTTAG GTCTGAGCTATAATCCATTGGGCATTATGTTCATAAATGTTCCCAGCATTTCCAAACTGCAGTGGCATCCTTTTAGTATCACTACTAGTAGTAATTTGGAACCTAACAAGATCAGCATTGTCATTAAAAGCAAAGGAAGTTGGACCAAGAAGCTCTACCAGATGCTTTCATCACCTTCTTCACTGGATCGTCTTGAGGTATCAGTTGAAGGACCGTATGCACCGGCTTCTAAAGATTTTTTAAG GTATGACACCCTTGTGATGGTGAGTGGAGGCAGTGGCATTACTCCATTCATCTCAATCATTCGAGAGCTCATCTATATGAGCACAAAGCTTAATTACAAAGCTCCGAAAGTGATCCTAATTTGTGCATTCAAGAACTCCTCAGAACTAACCATGCTAGACCTCATCCTTCCTATCTCTGGAACCCCCTCTGACAACTCCAATTTGCAGCTACAAATTGAGGCCTTTGTAACAAGAGAGAAAGAACCCAAAATAGATAACATAAAGCCTATAAAAGCCATAAAGTTCAAGCCTCATGCAAAAGATGCACCATTGTCTTCCATTTTAGGCCCCAAACACTGGCTTTGGCTTGGCATGATAATAGCCTCTTCCTTTGTTATTTTCCTTATATTACTTGGAATTATTACTCGTTACTACATATATCCTGTTGATCATAATTccaatataatattttcaacCACTTGGAGATCTATGATAAATGTGTTAGTCATATGCATCTGTATAGTCATAACGACTAGTGCAGCAGTATTTTGGAACAAGAGGCAGAATGATATTGAGACTAGTCAGGTTCAGAACATGGAAGGTACAACTGGGTCCCCAAGCTCGTATGATATGGAATTGGAAAGCCACCCACGCCAGTCTCTTTCCCAAGCTACCAATGTTCACTATGGTCAAAGACCTAACCTAAGGA GAATGCTACTTGAGTACAATGGATCAATTACCAACGTTTTCGCGTCTGGCCCAAAGAGGTTGAGACAAGAGGTTGCAACCATTTGTTCATCCGGTTTGGCAGATAATCTGCACTTTGAGTCTATCAGTTTTAGCTGGTGA
- the LOC126721572 gene encoding ferric reduction oxidase 2-like isoform X2, producing MDANVVKKWSSSNEIISTVQAALRLLLMAVFLGSLLMWIMAPTNTYKQSWLPSILAKLNSTYFEPKQGARLLIYTLPILFVAAMGCFYLHMGKELKNDKMASCRNPRFASWKKPVLIKGPLGIVSRVELAFLIMFIALLAWTFANYISNYFAKINPNSAAAQGEKVWQSKLDSAALTLGLVGNICLAFLFFPVTRGSSLLPLFGLTSENSIKYHIWLGNITMTLFTTHGICFIIYWAVTNELSQMFKWDKIGVSNLAGEIALVTGLAMWLTTIPCIRRKFFELFFYTHYLYIIFMIFFILHVGISFCGMMLPSFYLFVVDRYLRFLQSQRNVRLLSARVLPCETLELNLGKSLGLSYNPLGIMFINVPSISKLQWHPFSITTSSNLEPNKISIVIKSKGSWTKKLYQMLSSPSSLDRLEVSVEGPYAPASKDFLRYDTLVMVSGGSGITPFISIIRELIYMSTKLNYKAPKVILICAFKNSSELTMLDLILPISGTPSDNSNLQLQIEAFVTREKEPKIDNIKPIKAIKFKPHAKDAPLSSILGPKHWLWLGMIIASSFVIFLILLGIITRYYIYPVDHNSNIIFSTTWRSMINVLVICICIVITTSAAVFWNKRQNDIETSQVQNMEGTTGSPSSYDMELESHPRQSLSQATNVHYGQRPNLRRMLLEYNGSITNVFASGPKRLRQEVATICSSGLADNLHFESISFSW from the exons atggaTGCAAATGTGGTTAAAAAATGGTCTTCTTCCAATGAAATAATCAGTACAGTTCAGGCAGCCCTAAGGCTGCTATTGATGGCAGTGTTTTTGGGGTCTCTTCTGATGTGGATCATGGCGCCTACAAACACCTATAAGCAAAGTTGGTTGCCGAGTATCCTAGCAAAGCTTAACTCAACATATTTCGAGCCCAAACAAG GTGCAAGACTTCTGATTTACACTCTTCCCATTCTATTTGTTGCTGCCATGGGCTGTTTCTACCTCCATATGGGAAAGGaattgaaaaatgataaaatggcAAG TTGCAGAAATCCTCGGTTTGCCTCATGGAAAAAGCCGGTGCTCATAAAAGGCCCTCTGGGGATTGTTTCCAGAGTAGAGCTAGCTTTTCTCATCATGTTCATCGCACTGTTAGCATGGACTTTTGCAAATTACATAAGcaattattttgctaaaatcaaCCCAAATTCAGCAGCAGCACAAGGCGAAAAAGT ATGGCAATCTAAACTGGATTCTGCAGCCTTAACCCTAGGCCTCGTTGGGAACATATGTTTAGCATTTCTGTTTTTCCCGGTGACTCGCGGTTCATCTTTGCTGCCACTCTTTGGCCTCACCTCTGAGAACAGTATCAAGTACCATATATGGCTTGGAAACATCACCATGACTCTCTTCACAACTCATGGTATTTGTTTCATCATCTATTGGGCCGTTACCAATGAACTCTCCCag ATGTTTAAATGGGACAAAATTGGGGTATCAAATTTGGCTGGAGAGATTGCTTTGGTAACTGGATTAGCCATGTGGTTAACAACCATCCCTTGCATACGACGGAAATTCTTCGAGCTCTTCTTTTACACACATTACCTTTACATCATCTTCATGATTTTCTTCATACTCCATGTTGGTATCTCTTTCTGTGGCATGATGCTTCCCAGTTTCTACCTCTTTGTTGTCGATCGTTACTTGAGGTTTCTACAATCACAACGAAATGTTCGATTACTCTCTGCCCGCGTTTTACCATGTGAAACTCTTGAACTTAACCTTGGCAAGAGCTTAG GTCTGAGCTATAATCCATTGGGCATTATGTTCATAAATGTTCCCAGCATTTCCAAACTGCAGTGGCATCCTTTTAGTATCACTACTAGTAGTAATTTGGAACCTAACAAGATCAGCATTGTCATTAAAAGCAAAGGAAGTTGGACCAAGAAGCTCTACCAGATGCTTTCATCACCTTCTTCACTGGATCGTCTTGAGGTATCAGTTGAAGGACCGTATGCACCGGCTTCTAAAGATTTTTTAAG GTATGACACCCTTGTGATGGTGAGTGGAGGCAGTGGCATTACTCCATTCATCTCAATCATTCGAGAGCTCATCTATATGAGCACAAAGCTTAATTACAAAGCTCCGAAAGTGATCCTAATTTGTGCATTCAAGAACTCCTCAGAACTAACCATGCTAGACCTCATCCTTCCTATCTCTGGAACCCCCTCTGACAACTCCAATTTGCAGCTACAAATTGAGGCCTTTGTAACAAGAGAGAAAGAACCCAAAATAGATAACATAAAGCCTATAAAAGCCATAAAGTTCAAGCCTCATGCAAAAGATGCACCATTGTCTTCCATTTTAGGCCCCAAACACTGGCTTTGGCTTGGCATGATAATAGCCTCTTCCTTTGTTATTTTCCTTATATTACTTGGAATTATTACTCGTTACTACATATATCCTGTTGATCATAATTccaatataatattttcaacCACTTGGAGATCTATGATAAATGTGTTAGTCATATGCATCTGTATAGTCATAACGACTAGTGCAGCAGTATTTTGGAACAAGAGGCAGAATGATATTGAGACTAGTCAGGTTCAGAACATGGAAGGTACAACTGGGTCCCCAAGCTCGTATGATATGGAATTGGAAAGCCACCCACGCCAGTCTCTTTCCCAAGCTACCAATGTTCACTATGGTCAAAGACCTAACCTAAGGA GAATGCTACTTGAGTACAATGGATCAATTACCAACGTTTTCGCGTCTGGCCCAAAGAGGTTGAGACAAGAGGTTGCAACCATTTGTTCATCCGGTTTGGCAGATAATCTGCACTTTGAGTCTATCAGTTTTAGCTGGTGA